One region of Eretmochelys imbricata isolate rEreImb1 chromosome 2, rEreImb1.hap1, whole genome shotgun sequence genomic DNA includes:
- the MRPL53 gene encoding large ribosomal subunit protein mL53 isoform X1, whose translation MAVPKAAVALRHVKSVVVRFCPFQTNVETTRIFLEHVNSKKARASNINCVVTTDVRHDGSEPVVDIMFDVESTPLGLVYTTQLGRRKAAYTDLIMSVSTLQPSSCQCKALSTIPH comes from the exons ATGGCGGTGCCCAAGGCCGCGGTGGCGCTGAGGCACGTGAAGAGCGTCGTGGTCCGGTTCTGCCCTTTCCAGACCAACGTGGAAACCACACG AATATTTCTTGAACATGTAAACAGTAAAAAAGCTCGTGCCTCCAATATCAACTGTGTAGTGACAACAGATGTAAGGCACGATGGATCTGAACCAGTTGTAGACATCATGTTTG ATGTGGAATCTACTcccttagggctggtctacactacacagttaggtcgacgtaaggcagcttacactgacctaattatgtcagtgtctacactacagccttcctcctgccaatgtaaggccttgtctacgataccgca CTGA
- the MRPL53 gene encoding large ribosomal subunit protein mL53 isoform X2: MAVPKAAVALRHVKSVVVRFCPFQTNVETTRIFLEHVNSKKARASNINCVVTTDVRHDGSEPVVDIMFADGDRLIMKGANLTAAEMLSAFNSRCIAKDLKAEEKTKKKSA; encoded by the exons ATGGCGGTGCCCAAGGCCGCGGTGGCGCTGAGGCACGTGAAGAGCGTCGTGGTCCGGTTCTGCCCTTTCCAGACCAACGTGGAAACCACACG AATATTTCTTGAACATGTAAACAGTAAAAAAGCTCGTGCCTCCAATATCAACTGTGTAGTGACAACAGATGTAAGGCACGATGGATCTGAACCAGTTGTAGACATCATGTTTG CTGATGGAGACAGATTGATAATGAAAGGAGCCAACTTGACAGCAGCAGAAATGTTATCAGCTTTCAACTCCAGATGCATAGCAAAAGACCTTAAGGCAGAAGAGAAAACTAAGAAAAAGAGTGCTTGA
- the LOC144260344 gene encoding fatty acid-binding protein 5-like gives MGIEDFVGKWTLVLTEGFDEYMKELGVNSALRKMGGIAKPDVYIIKNGDTITIKTESTLKSSQLSFKLGEKCEENTLDGRKVQTTVNLNGNTLTQLQQWDGKETTITRKIEDGKLVVECDMNGCKCKRIYEKA, from the exons ATGGGCATCGAGGATTTTGTAGGCAAGTGGACCCTCGTCCTCACCGAAGGCTTTGATGAGTACATGAAGGAATTAG GTGTGAATTCAGCCCTGAGGAAAATGGGGGGCATAGCCAAACCAGATGTATACATCATCAAGAATGGAGATACAATCACCATAAAAACAGAAAGCACCCTTAAATCTTCACAGCTCAGCTTCAAGCTGGGTGAGAAATGTGAGGAAAATACATTAGACGGCAGGAAAGTTCAG ACTACTGTCAACTTAAATGGTAACACACTGACTCAGCTCCAGCAGTGGGATGGCAAGGAGACCACAATAACACGGAAGATAGAGGATGGGAAACTGGTGGTG gAATGCGACATGAATGGTTGCAAGTGTAAGAGAATCTACGAGAAAGCATGA